A single genomic interval of Aegicerativicinus sediminis harbors:
- a CDS encoding Npt1/Npt2 family nucleotide transporter, which translates to MKSFFKETFDIRDNEVQIALLMQLYVFLLITVLLIVKPTINALFLSQLGADNLPYGYILVAITAVISSYYYNKAVKKFSLRKVAVLTLTGFSLSFIALAVFLYYNFIPDFILYLFYIGVALFAVLTTSQFWILANMVFNAREAKRLFGFIGAGAIAGGIFGGYLTTLIVSSFNNMSAIIVAAVLLFACVPIVGFIWKIRIRKLSVFIRKKRKIIQEDEQSKSAFKLILESKHLTLTAGVISVGVLVARLVDFQFSDFAHKAIRNPEELSSFFGFWFSTYNVMALLIQLFLTNRILSFFGVTSTLLILPLGLALGSLLFLAFPELWVLIILKGMDGGFKQSINKAALELSILPIPYQIKNQAKSYLDVVVDSVATGLAGLMLIFVVRRLELPTIYITLIIIFFLFAWIIIIYKLRGAYFNSFRANLQRSLEHNDESKKSLLKENTISSAIRILQSGTPDDIVNLLKHLPNHRIRSLKLNIIELLNHPSDKVKIEAIEQLYHYKRGTANKEVFSLIKIENGKVVYKAMEYLLSHTNVNLEEEEIYIKYLDHENSYIAEASLLCLAKVANSNKWLSQRYNLEQRIEKQINHLHHHENLIRTEEIAQLLATIGYSGIEKFYSYIAIHFNNKDPYIVNQAIKAAGHTGDPQFIEPILHFLDKKEYRKKSIKALRHYGPGIPQMILKSIQHEVLSDNIKENIPKVLESFKTKDSFKALLTLLKSRDVVVRRESSRTLSQMKERLANIRITDRQLIRYIISETKYFRETLDAIATIQNQISISMAKQDGSDEFTELLIAREHLIDVLNDQKQLSLHCLFNLLSLKYDKSDVDVVYFGLQSELPDAKANALEFLDNLLQLKLKASVLPIIEYQIIEGQSPSNELEFKPTIGEEKTILVNLMRNRGKRIKITVLNLISLLNDKSYLPHLKFLKYHRNKEIQKYYRKVVNN; encoded by the coding sequence TTGAAATCATTTTTTAAGGAGACTTTCGACATTCGTGATAACGAAGTTCAGATTGCTCTTCTTATGCAATTATATGTCTTCCTATTAATCACTGTTTTACTTATTGTAAAACCGACCATTAATGCCTTATTTCTTTCTCAACTAGGAGCAGACAACTTGCCCTATGGATACATTTTAGTGGCAATTACAGCAGTTATAAGTTCTTATTATTATAACAAGGCGGTTAAAAAATTCTCATTAAGAAAGGTTGCAGTTCTAACATTAACGGGTTTTAGTTTATCGTTTATTGCCCTCGCAGTATTTCTTTATTACAATTTTATCCCTGATTTTATTCTTTATTTATTCTATATCGGGGTTGCTCTTTTTGCCGTTCTCACAACTTCCCAATTTTGGATATTGGCAAATATGGTTTTTAATGCACGAGAAGCTAAACGTCTATTCGGCTTTATAGGTGCAGGAGCTATAGCAGGAGGAATTTTTGGAGGATATCTAACAACTTTAATTGTATCTTCATTTAACAACATGTCTGCCATAATTGTGGCAGCCGTTCTTTTGTTTGCCTGTGTGCCTATTGTTGGGTTTATTTGGAAAATTAGGATAAGAAAACTCTCAGTTTTTATCCGAAAAAAAAGAAAAATAATTCAAGAAGATGAGCAATCAAAATCTGCATTTAAACTGATTTTGGAATCTAAACACTTAACACTAACCGCAGGTGTTATAAGTGTTGGGGTATTAGTAGCTCGTTTGGTCGATTTTCAGTTTAGTGATTTTGCTCATAAAGCAATAAGAAATCCTGAAGAGTTATCCTCTTTCTTTGGTTTTTGGTTTTCCACCTATAATGTTATGGCATTATTAATTCAACTGTTTTTAACCAATCGAATTCTTTCATTTTTTGGGGTTACTTCTACTTTACTGATATTACCATTAGGGTTGGCTTTAGGCTCACTTTTATTTTTAGCTTTTCCCGAATTATGGGTATTAATTATTTTGAAAGGAATGGATGGAGGCTTTAAACAGTCTATAAACAAGGCCGCTTTAGAACTTTCTATTTTACCTATACCATACCAAATAAAGAATCAGGCTAAATCTTATTTAGATGTTGTTGTGGATAGTGTTGCTACAGGTTTAGCAGGACTAATGCTCATATTTGTAGTAAGACGTTTAGAATTACCAACAATTTACATCACTCTTATTATCATATTTTTCTTGTTCGCATGGATCATAATTATTTACAAATTAAGGGGGGCTTATTTCAATTCATTTAGAGCTAATTTACAACGGTCTCTAGAGCACAATGATGAAAGCAAAAAATCCTTGCTCAAGGAAAACACAATAAGTTCCGCAATAAGAATTCTGCAATCCGGAACTCCAGATGATATTGTTAATTTATTGAAGCATTTACCTAATCACCGAATTCGATCCCTCAAATTGAATATTATCGAATTGTTGAATCATCCATCCGACAAAGTCAAGATTGAAGCTATTGAACAACTTTACCACTATAAAAGAGGTACTGCAAATAAGGAGGTATTCAGTTTAATAAAAATAGAAAACGGAAAAGTTGTCTATAAAGCTATGGAGTATTTATTATCCCACACCAATGTAAACTTAGAAGAGGAGGAGATATATATTAAATATTTAGATCACGAAAATAGCTACATAGCTGAGGCTTCATTATTATGTTTAGCCAAAGTGGCCAATTCGAATAAATGGCTTAGCCAGCGATACAATTTGGAACAGCGGATTGAAAAGCAAATCAATCATTTGCATCATCATGAAAATTTAATAAGAACCGAAGAAATAGCTCAACTATTAGCAACCATAGGTTATTCGGGGATTGAAAAATTCTATTCATATATAGCAATTCATTTCAATAATAAAGACCCATACATCGTAAATCAAGCTATAAAAGCTGCAGGACACACCGGAGATCCACAATTTATTGAACCTATTCTTCACTTTTTAGACAAAAAGGAATACAGGAAAAAAAGCATTAAGGCATTGAGGCACTATGGACCAGGAATTCCGCAAATGATTTTAAAAAGTATCCAGCATGAGGTTCTATCAGACAATATTAAGGAAAACATACCTAAGGTACTTGAGAGCTTTAAAACCAAGGATTCCTTTAAAGCTTTACTTACTCTGTTAAAAAGCAGGGATGTTGTTGTTCGTAGGGAATCCTCGCGGACCTTGAGTCAAATGAAAGAACGACTTGCTAACATTCGGATTACGGATCGTCAGCTCATTAGATATATCATTTCAGAAACCAAATATTTTAGAGAAACACTTGATGCCATTGCGACCATACAAAATCAAATTTCTATTTCAATGGCAAAACAAGATGGTTCTGATGAATTCACAGAACTATTAATAGCGCGTGAACATTTAATAGATGTACTGAATGACCAGAAGCAACTTAGTCTACATTGTCTCTTCAATTTATTGTCATTAAAATATGACAAGTCTGATGTAGATGTAGTTTATTTTGGACTTCAAAGTGAACTACCAGATGCCAAAGCCAATGCCCTTGAATTTTTAGATAACCTATTACAGTTGAAACTTAAGGCAAGTGTTCTACCGATAATTGAATATCAAATTATAGAAGGCCAATCTCCTAGTAACGAATTAGAATTCAAACCAACTATAGGTGAAGAAAAAACCATTCTTGTTAACCTTATGAGAAATAGGGGTAAACGAATAAAAATTACTGTATTAAATCTTATTAGTTTACTAAATGATAAAAGTTATTTACCACACCTTAAATTTCTTAAATATCACCGGAATAAAGAAATTCAAAAATATTACAGAAAAGTTGTCAATAATTGA
- a CDS encoding serine hydrolase yields MKKTLLYSALTIFALISFGFNYYPIDGYNQTGITRLLQLEKIVRDSIKYTRIPAGAYFKLSDIKLNLVSRSKDSVGEIMVEDPDFEKELGRVIPNAGYSAAIMDMTNPDKLRYAAFRETVGYQPGSVGKIAVITALFTQLKNLCPDSWDQRVHYLKTIRKHSRYWGLGDHHTIPIYNPETDKLTKRKVIASDEFSLYEWADHMLSVSNNGAASIVWREALLMAGLGQDYFTTTEEEQEQWFKDTPRDTLTNLANRVVNEPLRNLGISKDEWRLGSFFTTSANKYVSDKGGSIGTPVGLMKYLVQLEQGNVVDRNSSLEIKRLLYMTDRRIRYAYSKELDSAAVYFKSGSLYKCDREKDPDCAAYAGNVYNYMNSVIIVEHPNDVKYIVVLETNVLNKNSAGAHMYLASAIDKIINRKEETD; encoded by the coding sequence ATGAAAAAGACATTATTATATTCTGCTTTGACAATTTTTGCATTAATCTCATTTGGTTTCAACTACTACCCTATCGATGGATATAATCAAACGGGAATTACACGGTTGCTTCAACTAGAGAAAATTGTGAGAGATAGCATAAAATATACACGTATACCAGCTGGCGCCTATTTTAAATTAAGCGATATTAAATTGAACTTGGTTAGTCGTTCTAAGGATTCCGTTGGAGAAATTATGGTTGAAGATCCTGATTTTGAAAAGGAATTGGGACGCGTTATTCCAAATGCTGGCTATTCTGCTGCCATTATGGATATGACCAACCCGGATAAATTAAGATATGCCGCATTTAGGGAGACGGTAGGTTACCAACCAGGTAGTGTTGGTAAAATAGCTGTTATTACTGCACTATTTACCCAACTGAAAAATTTATGTCCAGATTCTTGGGATCAACGAGTCCATTATTTAAAAACCATACGCAAACATTCAAGGTATTGGGGTTTAGGAGATCATCACACCATTCCTATTTACAATCCAGAGACCGATAAATTAACCAAGCGAAAAGTTATTGCAAGCGATGAATTCTCACTCTATGAGTGGGCAGATCATATGCTATCCGTAAGTAATAATGGTGCTGCTAGTATTGTTTGGAGAGAAGCGTTATTAATGGCAGGTTTGGGTCAAGATTACTTTACGACCACGGAAGAAGAACAAGAACAATGGTTTAAGGATACTCCAAGAGACACTTTAACTAATTTAGCTAATAGAGTTGTAAATGAACCACTTAGAAATCTTGGAATCTCAAAAGACGAATGGAGACTTGGAAGCTTTTTTACAACATCTGCGAACAAATATGTAAGCGATAAAGGAGGGAGTATTGGTACCCCAGTTGGTTTGATGAAATATTTGGTTCAATTAGAGCAAGGAAATGTTGTTGATAGAAATTCAAGCTTGGAAATAAAGAGATTACTTTATATGACTGATCGTAGAATTAGATATGCATATTCAAAAGAATTAGATTCTGCCGCCGTATATTTTAAATCAGGAAGTCTTTATAAATGTGATAGAGAAAAAGATCCTGATTGTGCTGCATATGCTGGAAATGTATATAATTACATGAATTCTGTTATTATAGTAGAGCATCCGAACGATGTAAAATACATAGTAGTTCTAGAAACTAATGTTTTGAATAAGAATTCGGCAGGAGCACATATGTATTTAGCTAGTGCCATAGACAAAATTATCAATCGAAAAGAAGAGACTGATTAA